One Phenylobacterium hankyongense DNA segment encodes these proteins:
- the dnaA gene encoding chromosomal replication initiator protein DnaA, with product MMSGGAAEAMPEAPAGAVWTKTCQVLKRELGEATFGSWLGQASLRETGDDVCLVAATGVACDWIRRHAWRRIGELWAQNDPLGRRLDLKSRMEFDSGVVVPAAATAMPVAAKTASAAIAPAIFEIEATDVVPPVAARQGRLQGLQERFSFESFVAGPANEFAFAVARRVATWADGHFNPVLFHGPYGFGKTHLLNALAWEAMRNEPSKRVVYLSAERFTSTFVKAIQDKQTAAFKDELRNADLLLIDDVHFVAGKPSTQEELFHTLIALVEDGRRVVMTADRSPTELSEMEPRLRSHLQAGLVCGIEPADRALRLGILERKLATLAQQGRFVPSARPEVLQFLADRFTDSVRELEGALNTLVARVGADLARLTLDEAQAILRPHLSCNERKVTVDMIQKTVAEHYALKQADLISERRARAVARPRQVAMWLAKQITTRSLPDIGRRFGGRDHTTVLHAVRRIESLKAEDPALARDVDVLLRKLRG from the coding sequence ATGATGAGCGGGGGGGCTGCGGAAGCTATGCCTGAGGCGCCGGCGGGGGCGGTCTGGACGAAGACGTGCCAGGTTCTGAAACGTGAATTGGGCGAGGCGACGTTCGGCTCCTGGCTGGGTCAGGCGTCCCTGCGCGAGACCGGCGACGACGTGTGCCTGGTGGCCGCCACAGGGGTGGCGTGCGACTGGATTCGTCGGCATGCGTGGCGTCGTATCGGCGAGCTTTGGGCGCAGAACGATCCGCTGGGCCGCCGGCTCGACCTGAAGTCGCGCATGGAGTTCGACTCCGGCGTGGTCGTCCCCGCGGCCGCCACGGCGATGCCGGTGGCCGCCAAGACCGCCAGCGCCGCCATTGCGCCCGCCATCTTCGAGATCGAGGCCACCGACGTCGTGCCGCCGGTCGCCGCCCGCCAGGGCCGCCTCCAGGGCCTCCAGGAACGGTTCTCGTTCGAGAGCTTCGTCGCCGGCCCGGCCAACGAGTTCGCCTTCGCCGTGGCCCGTCGCGTGGCCACCTGGGCCGACGGCCATTTCAACCCGGTGCTGTTCCACGGCCCCTACGGCTTCGGAAAGACCCACCTGCTGAACGCGCTGGCCTGGGAGGCCATGCGCAACGAGCCCTCCAAGCGGGTGGTCTACCTCTCCGCCGAGCGGTTCACCTCGACCTTCGTCAAGGCCATCCAGGACAAGCAGACCGCCGCCTTCAAGGACGAGTTGCGCAACGCCGACCTGCTGTTGATCGACGACGTCCACTTCGTGGCCGGCAAGCCGTCGACCCAGGAGGAGCTGTTCCACACCCTGATCGCCCTGGTCGAGGACGGCCGCCGGGTGGTGATGACCGCCGACCGCTCGCCCACCGAACTGTCGGAGATGGAGCCGCGCCTGCGCTCGCACCTGCAGGCCGGCCTGGTCTGCGGCATCGAGCCGGCCGACCGCGCCCTGCGGCTGGGCATCCTGGAGCGCAAGCTGGCCACCCTGGCCCAGCAGGGCCGCTTCGTGCCCTCCGCCCGCCCCGAGGTGCTGCAGTTCCTCGCCGACCGCTTCACCGACAGCGTGCGCGAGCTGGAAGGGGCCCTGAACACCCTGGTGGCCCGCGTCGGGGCGGACCTCGCCCGCCTGACCCTGGACGAGGCCCAGGCGATCCTGCGGCCCCACCTGTCCTGCAACGAGCGGAAGGTGACGGTGGACATGATCCAGAAGACCGTCGCCGAGCACTATGCGCTGAAGCAGGCCGACCTGATCTCCGAACGCCGCGCCCGCGCGGTGGCGCGTCCGCGGCAGGTGGCCATGTGGCTGGCCAAGCAGATCACCACCCGCTCGCTGCCCGACATCGGCCGCCGCTTCGGCGGACGCGACCACACCACGGTGCTGCACGCCGTGCGCCGCATCGAGTCCCTGAAGGCCGAGGACCCGGCCCTGGCCCGCGACGTGGACGTCCTGCTCCGCAAGCTGCGCGGCTAG
- the rpsT gene encoding 30S ribosomal protein S20 translates to MANTPGAKKAVRKIARRTEVNTARRSRVRTFLRKFEEAVTSGDATAAKAAFVKAQSELMRAVTKGVVHKNTGSRKVSRLAAQLKKLSAA, encoded by the coding sequence ATGGCCAACACGCCCGGCGCCAAGAAGGCGGTCCGCAAGATCGCCCGCCGCACCGAAGTCAACACCGCCCGCCGCTCGCGCGTGCGGACCTTCCTGCGCAAGTTCGAGGAAGCGGTCACTTCGGGCGACGCCACCGCCGCCAAGGCCGCCTTCGTGAAGGCGCAGTCGGAACTGATGCGCGCCGTCACCAAGGGCGTGGTCCACAAGAACACCGGCTCGCGGAAGGTCTCGCGCCTTGCCGCCCAGCTGAAGAAGCTCTCGGCCGCCTGA
- a CDS encoding enoyl-CoA hydratase: MSYETLIVETPADAAGVTLIRLNRPDALNALNSRLLEELSQALDAAEADDAVRCLVLTGSERAFAAGADIKEMSDKTYAEMFAADFFTKGARRIEQFRKPIIAAVAGYALGGGCELAMLCDFIIAADTAKFGQPEINLGVMPGIGGTQRLTRFVGKSKAMEMILTGRMMDAAEAERAGLVSRVVAADKLIEEALAAARKIAGQSPLAVMMNKELVEAAYETTLSTGVAMERRLFHSLFAFEDQKEGMAAFVEKRKPHFKGR, translated from the coding sequence ATGAGCTATGAGACCCTGATCGTCGAGACCCCGGCCGACGCCGCCGGCGTCACCCTCATCCGCCTGAACCGGCCCGACGCGCTCAACGCGCTGAACAGCCGACTGCTGGAGGAGCTGTCGCAGGCCCTCGACGCGGCGGAAGCCGACGACGCCGTGCGCTGCCTGGTGCTCACCGGCTCCGAGCGCGCCTTCGCCGCCGGCGCCGACATCAAGGAGATGTCCGACAAGACCTACGCCGAGATGTTCGCGGCCGACTTCTTCACGAAGGGCGCGCGGCGGATCGAGCAGTTCCGCAAGCCGATCATCGCCGCGGTCGCCGGCTACGCCCTGGGCGGCGGCTGCGAGCTGGCGATGCTCTGCGACTTCATCATCGCCGCCGACACCGCCAAGTTCGGCCAGCCGGAGATCAACCTCGGCGTCATGCCCGGCATCGGCGGCACCCAGCGGCTGACCCGCTTCGTCGGCAAGTCCAAGGCCATGGAGATGATCCTCACCGGCCGGATGATGGACGCCGCCGAGGCCGAGCGGGCCGGCCTGGTCTCCCGCGTGGTGGCCGCCGACAAGCTGATCGAGGAGGCGCTCGCGGCGGCGAGGAAGATCGCCGGCCAGTCGCCGCTGGCGGTGATGATGAACAAGGAGCTGGTGGAGGCGGCCTACGAGACCACGCTGTCGACCGGCGTGGCCATGGAGCGCCGGCTGTTCCACTCGCTGTTCGCCTTCGAGGACCAGAAGGAGGGCATGGCCGCCTTCGTCGAAAAGCGGAAGCCGCACTTCAAGGGGCGGTAG
- a CDS encoding TraB/GumN family protein: MNARTLFRAGLAALFAALAAASAAQAEPPVWVVKDKDSELVLFGSVHVLPPGLAWRPPALTRALKGADDLWFELPIDPATEAETGRLAGEVGMLPPDQSLFKLLDAKTSAQLLRVAQTYHASPEVLDHLRPWLAEIALAGAAYRKYGAQGADGVEKSVAAAAPPSAQLRAFETPAEQLSFFADAPFSDQVASLRQTLQEMEDKPDEFAVLVRAWMAGDVRALDREALAPLRKASPELFRRVVTDRNARWAAVLDQRLKGKGRTVVIVGVGHLVGKDGLPARLRALGYSVQGP, encoded by the coding sequence ATGAACGCGCGGACGCTGTTCAGAGCCGGTCTGGCGGCGCTGTTCGCCGCCCTGGCCGCCGCCAGCGCCGCCCAGGCCGAACCGCCGGTCTGGGTGGTGAAGGACAAGGATTCCGAGCTCGTGCTGTTCGGCTCGGTGCATGTCCTGCCACCCGGCCTCGCCTGGCGCCCGCCGGCGCTGACCCGGGCGCTGAAGGGCGCCGACGACCTCTGGTTCGAGCTGCCGATCGACCCGGCGACCGAGGCCGAGACCGGTCGGCTGGCCGGCGAGGTCGGCATGCTGCCGCCGGACCAGTCGCTGTTCAAGCTGCTCGACGCCAAGACCTCGGCCCAGCTGCTGCGGGTGGCGCAGACCTACCACGCCTCGCCCGAGGTGCTCGACCACCTGCGGCCCTGGCTGGCGGAGATCGCCCTGGCCGGCGCGGCCTATCGCAAGTACGGCGCGCAGGGCGCCGACGGGGTCGAGAAGTCGGTAGCCGCCGCCGCCCCGCCGTCCGCCCAGCTGCGGGCCTTCGAGACCCCGGCCGAGCAGCTCTCCTTCTTCGCCGATGCGCCGTTCTCCGACCAGGTCGCCTCCCTGCGCCAGACCCTGCAGGAGATGGAGGACAAGCCCGACGAGTTCGCCGTCCTGGTGCGCGCCTGGATGGCCGGCGACGTCCGCGCCCTCGACCGCGAGGCGCTGGCGCCCCTGCGGAAAGCCTCGCCGGAGCTGTTCCGGCGGGTGGTCACCGACCGCAACGCCCGCTGGGCCGCGGTGCTGGACCAACGGCTGAAGGGCAAGGGCCGCACGGTTGTGATCGTCGGCGTCGGCCACCTGGTGGGCAAGGACGGCCTGCCCGCCCGCCTGCGCGCGCTTGGCTATTCCGTCCAGGGGCCGTAA
- the mutM gene encoding bifunctional DNA-formamidopyrimidine glycosylase/DNA-(apurinic or apyrimidinic site) lyase: protein MPELPEVETVRGGLAPVLEGHRLARVEARRPDLRFPLPQNFVQQLTGATIVSLTRRAKYLLARLDREDTLVMHLGMSGRFEIARPEGAVRPGEFHYAPDPDPKHAHVVFETEAGARVTYYDPRRFGYMALVNTATLQLHPWFAGLGPEPLSDAFDAAHLKAAFAGRKQGPKTLLLDQKVVAGLGNIYVCEALHRARISPFKPAGKIAATRLPPLLAAIREVLGEAIAAGGSTLRDYAQADGALGYFQHRFRVYDREGRPCPNDGCDGVIHRKLQAGRSTFYCPVCQR from the coding sequence ATGCCCGAATTGCCTGAGGTGGAGACGGTGCGCGGCGGCCTGGCGCCGGTCCTGGAGGGCCACAGGCTGGCCCGCGTGGAGGCCCGCCGGCCCGACCTGCGCTTCCCGCTGCCGCAGAACTTCGTCCAGCAGCTGACCGGGGCCACTATCGTCTCCCTGACCCGGCGCGCCAAATACCTGCTGGCCCGCCTCGACCGGGAGGACACCCTGGTGATGCACCTGGGCATGAGCGGCCGCTTCGAGATCGCCCGGCCCGAAGGCGCCGTGCGGCCGGGCGAGTTCCACTACGCGCCCGATCCGGACCCTAAGCACGCCCATGTGGTGTTCGAGACCGAGGCCGGGGCGCGGGTGACCTATTACGACCCGCGGCGGTTCGGCTACATGGCGCTGGTCAACACCGCGACCCTGCAGCTGCACCCCTGGTTCGCGGGCCTCGGGCCCGAGCCGCTGTCGGACGCCTTCGACGCCGCCCACCTGAAGGCGGCCTTCGCGGGGCGCAAACAGGGGCCCAAGACCCTGCTGCTCGACCAGAAGGTCGTCGCCGGCCTCGGCAACATCTACGTCTGCGAGGCCCTGCACCGGGCGCGGATCTCGCCGTTCAAGCCGGCCGGCAAGATCGCCGCCACCCGCCTGCCGCCGCTGCTGGCCGCCATCCGCGAGGTGCTGGGCGAGGCCATCGCCGCCGGCGGCTCGACCCTTCGCGACTACGCCCAGGCCGACGGCGCCCTGGGTTATTTCCAGCACCGCTTCCGGGTCTACGACCGCGAGGGCCGGCCCTGCCCGAACGACGGCTGCGACGGCGTCATCCACCGCAAGCTGCAGGCGGGCCGGTCAACCTTCTACTGCCCGGTGTGCCAGCGATGA
- a CDS encoding class I SAM-dependent methyltransferase, with protein sequence MTGPAATFGFRDVDPEAKPGLVRGVFDRVARRYDLMNDLMSGGVHRLWKDAVAARLNPQPGETIVDCAGGTGDMARRFAKMARRAQLRRGGSDARIFVVDYNAEMIGAGRAKGSEPEIAWAVGDAQRLPLPDACADAYVIAFGIRNVTDISAALREARRVLKPGGRFLCLEFSRPVTEPLQKAYDAYSFKVIPEIGARFAGDREAYQYLVESIRRFPDQRRFAAMIGEAGFARVDYTNFTGGVAALHTARVV encoded by the coding sequence ATGACCGGACCTGCCGCCACCTTCGGCTTCCGCGACGTGGACCCCGAGGCGAAGCCCGGCCTCGTGCGCGGCGTCTTCGATCGCGTGGCCCGCCGCTACGACCTGATGAACGACCTGATGAGCGGGGGCGTGCACCGGCTCTGGAAGGACGCCGTCGCCGCGCGCCTGAACCCGCAGCCCGGCGAGACCATCGTCGACTGCGCCGGCGGCACCGGCGACATGGCCCGGCGCTTCGCCAAGATGGCGCGGCGCGCCCAGCTGCGGCGGGGCGGGTCGGACGCCAGGATCTTCGTGGTCGACTACAACGCCGAGATGATCGGCGCCGGCCGCGCCAAGGGCTCGGAGCCGGAGATCGCCTGGGCGGTCGGCGACGCCCAGCGGCTGCCGCTGCCGGACGCCTGCGCGGACGCCTATGTGATCGCGTTCGGCATCCGCAACGTCACCGACATCTCCGCGGCGCTGCGCGAGGCCCGCCGGGTGCTGAAGCCGGGCGGCCGGTTCCTCTGCCTGGAATTCTCGCGCCCGGTCACCGAGCCGCTGCAGAAGGCCTACGACGCCTATTCCTTCAAGGTGATCCCGGAGATCGGCGCCCGCTTCGCCGGCGACCGCGAGGCCTACCAGTACCTGGTGGAGAGCATCCGCCGCTTCCCCGACCAGCGCCGGTTCGCGGCGATGATCGGCGAGGCCGGTTTCGCGCGCGTCGACTACACCAACTTCACCGGCGGCGTGGCGGCCCTGCACACCGCGCGCGTGGTCTAG
- the ubiB gene encoding 2-polyprenylphenol 6-hydroxylase, whose amino-acid sequence MTGVGAFGRLVGAGWTLVRNDALMPRELDPLYSSGVRTLSKALRLFAGRQARMGRPGERLARSLESLGPVAIKLGQLLSTRADIFGREFAEDLSRLKDRLEPFPTSVAKAEVEYALNRPIGSLFASFGDPVAAASLAQAHEAVLLDGRRVAVKVLRPAIARRVMDDSEVLALAARLVERWAPAARRLEPRGFAATVIRATELELDLRLEAAGADELGEVMAKDGYMRAPVVVWEGVGKRVLTMEWAQGWPLSEAAALTQPNLDRKQLADNLIRAFLAQALDHGVFHADLHEGNLFAAAPAQLTAVDFGIIGRLGPPERRYLAEILWGFLERDYERVARVHFEAGYVPRHHSVSAFAQALRAVGEPVFGRAASQVPMSRVLTQLFEITALFEMRLRPELVLLQKTMMTVEGVARRIYPDHDIWSAADPVVRRFMARELSPATRIRRLAGEAELAIRNIARLVEHPPTSATVQITDPRREQTALLWFAIGALASGLAFLAALLLR is encoded by the coding sequence ATGACGGGCGTGGGGGCGTTCGGCCGGCTAGTCGGGGCGGGCTGGACCCTGGTCCGCAACGACGCCCTGATGCCGCGCGAGCTCGACCCGCTCTATTCGTCCGGGGTGCGGACCCTGTCGAAGGCCCTGCGGCTGTTCGCCGGCCGCCAGGCGCGGATGGGCCGTCCGGGCGAGCGGCTGGCGCGATCGCTGGAGAGCCTCGGGCCGGTGGCGATCAAGCTCGGCCAGCTGCTGTCGACCCGCGCCGACATCTTCGGCCGCGAGTTCGCCGAGGACCTGTCGCGGCTGAAGGACCGGCTGGAGCCCTTCCCGACCTCAGTGGCCAAGGCCGAGGTGGAATACGCCCTCAACCGGCCGATCGGCAGCCTGTTCGCCAGCTTCGGCGACCCGGTGGCGGCGGCGTCGCTGGCCCAGGCGCACGAGGCGGTGCTGCTGGACGGCCGCAGGGTGGCGGTGAAGGTGCTGCGCCCGGCCATCGCGCGGCGGGTGATGGACGATTCCGAGGTGCTGGCGCTGGCCGCGCGGCTGGTGGAGCGCTGGGCGCCGGCCGCCCGGCGGCTGGAGCCGCGGGGCTTCGCCGCCACGGTGATCCGCGCCACCGAGCTGGAGCTCGACCTGCGGCTCGAGGCCGCCGGCGCCGACGAGCTCGGCGAGGTGATGGCCAAGGACGGCTACATGCGCGCGCCGGTCGTGGTCTGGGAAGGGGTCGGCAAGCGGGTGCTGACCATGGAGTGGGCGCAGGGCTGGCCGCTGTCGGAGGCCGCCGCCCTGACCCAGCCCAACCTCGACCGCAAGCAGCTGGCCGACAACCTGATCCGCGCATTCCTGGCCCAGGCCCTGGACCACGGCGTGTTCCACGCCGACCTGCACGAGGGCAACCTGTTCGCCGCTGCGCCGGCCCAGCTCACCGCCGTGGACTTCGGGATCATCGGCCGTCTGGGCCCGCCGGAGCGCCGCTACCTGGCGGAGATCCTCTGGGGCTTCCTGGAGCGCGACTACGAGCGGGTGGCGCGGGTGCACTTCGAGGCCGGCTACGTGCCGCGCCACCACAGCGTCTCGGCCTTCGCCCAGGCGCTCAGGGCGGTGGGCGAGCCGGTGTTCGGCCGCGCGGCCAGCCAGGTGCCGATGAGCCGGGTGCTGACCCAGCTGTTCGAGATCACCGCCCTGTTCGAGATGCGGCTGCGGCCGGAGCTCGTCCTGCTGCAGAAGACCATGATGACCGTCGAGGGCGTGGCGCGGCGGATCTATCCCGACCACGACATCTGGTCGGCCGCCGATCCGGTGGTGCGTCGGTTCATGGCCCGCGAGTTGTCCCCCGCCACCCGCATCCGGCGCCTGGCCGGCGAGGCGGAGCTCGCCATCCGCAACATCGCCCGGCTGGTCGAGCACCCGCCGACCTCGGCCACCGTGCAGATCACCGACCCGAGGCGCGAGCAGACCGCGCTCTTGTGGTTCGCCATCGGCGCCCTGGCCTCCGGCCTGGCCTTCCTGGCGGCCCTGCTGCTGCGCTAG
- the coaBC gene encoding bifunctional phosphopantothenoylcysteine decarboxylase/phosphopantothenate--cysteine ligase CoaBC, whose protein sequence is MAEKRILLIVGGGIAAYKALELTRLLRKAAIAVRPILTQAGAEFVTALSVSALAEDKVYAELFSLTDEAEMGHIELSRSADLIVVAPATADLMAKAAGGLANDLASTTLLATDTPVLMAPAMNVRMWEHPATQRNLATLKADGVMFVGPDEGAMACGEFGPGRMAEPAAIFEAIQAALAGPASKPLAGKRAIVTAGPTVEPIDPVRVIANRSSGKQGYAIAAALEALGADVVLVSGPTALTAPAGVRRVSVETAHEMLMACEAALPADVAVCVAAVADWRPASVGETKLKKGAGGPPTLTLVENPDILATLSKDQRRPRLVVGFAAETHDVEVHARAKLQTKGCDWIVANDVSVAGTMGGDDNAVAIVTHAGIERWERMSKGEVARRLAARIAEELP, encoded by the coding sequence TTGGCCGAAAAGCGGATTCTCCTGATCGTCGGCGGCGGGATCGCAGCCTACAAGGCGCTCGAGCTCACCCGCCTGCTGCGCAAGGCCGCCATCGCCGTGCGACCGATCCTCACCCAGGCGGGGGCGGAATTCGTCACCGCCCTGTCGGTGTCGGCGCTGGCGGAGGACAAGGTCTACGCCGAGCTGTTCTCGCTGACCGACGAGGCGGAGATGGGCCATATCGAGCTCTCCCGCTCGGCCGACCTGATCGTCGTCGCGCCGGCGACCGCGGACCTGATGGCCAAGGCGGCGGGCGGCCTCGCCAACGACCTGGCCTCCACCACCCTGCTCGCCACCGACACCCCGGTGCTGATGGCCCCGGCGATGAACGTGCGGATGTGGGAGCACCCGGCGACGCAGCGGAACCTCGCCACGCTCAAGGCCGACGGCGTGATGTTCGTGGGGCCCGACGAGGGCGCCATGGCCTGCGGCGAGTTCGGGCCCGGGCGCATGGCCGAGCCGGCGGCGATCTTCGAGGCGATCCAGGCGGCGCTGGCCGGGCCGGCCTCGAAGCCGCTGGCCGGCAAGCGGGCCATCGTCACGGCGGGACCCACCGTCGAGCCGATCGACCCGGTGCGGGTGATCGCCAACCGCTCCTCGGGCAAGCAGGGCTACGCCATCGCCGCGGCCCTGGAGGCCCTGGGCGCCGACGTGGTGCTGGTCAGCGGGCCCACCGCGCTCACCGCTCCGGCCGGCGTGCGGCGGGTGTCGGTGGAGACCGCCCACGAGATGCTGATGGCCTGCGAGGCCGCGCTGCCGGCCGACGTCGCCGTCTGCGTGGCCGCGGTCGCCGACTGGCGGCCGGCCAGCGTCGGCGAGACCAAGCTCAAGAAGGGGGCCGGCGGTCCGCCGACGCTGACCCTGGTGGAGAACCCCGACATCCTGGCGACGCTCTCCAAGGACCAGCGCCGGCCGCGGCTGGTGGTGGGCTTCGCCGCCGAGACCCACGACGTGGAGGTCCACGCCCGGGCCAAGCTGCAGACCAAGGGCTGCGACTGGATCGTCGCCAACGACGTCAGCGTCGCGGGCACGATGGGCGGCGACGACAATGCGGTGGCTATCGTCACCCACGCCGGAATCGAGCGATGGGAGCGGATGAGCAAGGGCGAGGTCGCCCGCCGGCTCGCCGCCCGTATCGCCGAGGAACTGCCGTGA
- the dut gene encoding dUTP diphosphatase, with the protein MSPTIPIIRLPHAEGLPLPAYETAHAAGMDLRAAVPEGEPLTLRPGSRHPVPTGLAFALPEGFEGQVRPRSGLAAKHGVTCLNSPGTIDADYRGEVKVILVNHGEEDFVIRRGERIGQLVIAPVVQGVWQEVESLDDTARGAGGFGSTGR; encoded by the coding sequence GTGAGCCCGACCATCCCCATCATCCGCCTGCCGCACGCCGAGGGCCTGCCGCTGCCGGCCTACGAGACCGCCCACGCCGCCGGCATGGACCTGCGCGCCGCGGTGCCGGAGGGCGAGCCGCTGACCCTGCGGCCCGGGTCGCGGCACCCGGTGCCGACCGGCCTGGCCTTCGCCCTGCCGGAAGGCTTCGAGGGCCAGGTGCGGCCGCGTTCGGGGCTGGCGGCCAAGCATGGCGTCACCTGCCTGAATTCGCCCGGCACCATCGACGCCGACTACCGCGGCGAGGTGAAGGTGATCCTCGTCAACCACGGCGAGGAGGACTTCGTGATCCGCCGCGGCGAGCGAATCGGCCAACTGGTGATCGCCCCGGTGGTCCAGGGCGTCTGGCAGGAGGTCGAGAGCCTCGACGACACCGCCCGCGGCGCCGGCGGCTTCGGGTCCACGGGGCGCTAG
- a CDS encoding L,D-transpeptidase family protein → MTLAFDAFPRPFNVRRRLLMLSAVAPAVLGALVLSGCQKPGGPTALSRGEVKDALAVLDRAPEQGFAPGAFGERGIGELINSPKAAEQAEGSRRLQAALIAYAGAEHGLRIPHSALPADWGLKPEPYDAEAALFQALKAGTFKAWLADLPPPSPDYQALQQAYVAYLKLSTAGGWPAVPAGGALKLGAHGPRVLALRQRLGAEDPGAAGPADAPYDAALAGAVGRFQTAHGLAPTGVVDAATTQELNVPAQARAAQIRANLERLRWLPRVQPATRIDVNTAAATMDYFVDNRLTTHMLAASGKPGDETPMLRSAVDGIVLNPPWNVPETIATKELLPKEAADPGYLERKGFTTKEGAGGPRLVQEPSADSALGLVKFEFDNPYAVYLHDTPSKAAFAKTQRAVSHGCVRLERAVDFAKLLLSTQPGWSAGRVDEVLASGETVHVKLSHPVAVRLMYRTAFPEGGRIAFRPDIYGWDTQLLQLLDHPPAPKPSDRRTKSAKRA, encoded by the coding sequence ATGACCCTAGCTTTTGACGCCTTTCCGCGCCCGTTCAACGTCCGGCGCCGCCTCCTCATGCTGTCCGCCGTGGCGCCGGCGGTGCTGGGCGCCCTGGTCCTCTCCGGCTGCCAGAAGCCCGGCGGTCCGACCGCGCTGAGCCGCGGCGAGGTCAAGGACGCCCTGGCAGTGCTCGACCGCGCCCCGGAGCAGGGCTTCGCGCCCGGCGCGTTCGGCGAGCGCGGGATCGGCGAGCTGATCAACTCCCCCAAGGCCGCGGAACAGGCGGAAGGCTCGCGGCGGCTGCAGGCCGCCCTGATCGCTTACGCCGGCGCCGAGCATGGCCTGCGCATCCCGCACAGCGCCCTGCCGGCCGACTGGGGCCTGAAGCCCGAGCCCTACGACGCCGAGGCCGCGCTGTTCCAGGCGCTGAAGGCCGGGACGTTCAAAGCCTGGCTGGCCGACCTGCCGCCGCCCTCGCCTGACTACCAGGCGCTGCAGCAGGCCTATGTCGCCTATCTGAAGCTCAGCACGGCCGGCGGGTGGCCGGCGGTTCCCGCAGGCGGCGCGCTGAAACTCGGCGCGCACGGCCCGCGCGTCCTGGCGCTCCGCCAGCGGCTGGGGGCGGAGGACCCCGGCGCGGCCGGCCCCGCAGACGCCCCGTACGACGCCGCCCTGGCCGGCGCGGTGGGCCGCTTCCAGACCGCCCATGGCCTCGCGCCCACCGGCGTCGTCGACGCGGCCACGACGCAGGAACTGAACGTCCCCGCCCAGGCCCGCGCCGCCCAGATCCGCGCGAACCTGGAGCGCCTGCGCTGGCTGCCGCGGGTCCAGCCGGCCACCCGCATCGACGTCAACACCGCCGCCGCGACCATGGACTATTTCGTCGACAACCGGCTGACCACCCACATGCTGGCCGCCTCCGGCAAGCCCGGCGACGAGACCCCGATGCTGCGCTCGGCGGTCGACGGCATCGTGCTGAACCCGCCGTGGAACGTGCCCGAGACCATCGCGACCAAGGAGCTGCTGCCCAAGGAGGCCGCCGATCCCGGCTACCTGGAGCGCAAGGGCTTCACCACCAAGGAGGGTGCGGGCGGCCCGCGCCTGGTGCAGGAGCCCAGCGCCGACAGCGCGCTCGGCCTGGTGAAGTTCGAGTTCGACAATCCCTACGCCGTCTACCTGCACGACACCCCGTCGAAGGCCGCCTTCGCCAAGACCCAGCGGGCGGTGAGCCATGGCTGCGTGCGGCTGGAGCGGGCGGTGGATTTCGCCAAGCTGCTGCTGTCGACGCAGCCCGGCTGGTCGGCCGGCCGCGTGGACGAGGTGCTGGCCTCGGGCGAGACCGTGCACGTCAAGCTGAGCCATCCGGTGGCGGTGCGGCTGATGTATCGCACCGCCTTCCCGGAGGGCGGCCGCATCGCCTTCAGGCCGGACATCTACGGCTGGGACACCCAGCTCTTGCAGCTGCTCGACCATCCGCCGGCGCCGAAGCCCAGCGACCGCCGGACCAAGTCCGCCAAGCGCGCCTGA